ATCCTTCCCCAGATCCGGCTCTTCTACGTTGCTCAGGGCCTTTAAAACCTGCTCTTTCGTGATCATAAATTGTTGTTAATTTTGAATCCAGGGAACAAAGTTAACCCAATTGGGATTTAATTTACAATTTCTCTGGGCAGGATATGAACTGCATTGGAACACGTAATTTATTTTTTATATCTTAGGACCGGCATGCATCAGAAAAGATCCTACATACTGTCACTTTTAATCGCTTTCCTTTTATCACCTTTCCTTTTGAAAGCTCAGATCTCAGAGTTCAGGGACAGTGTAATACAAATTTCAGGTATCACCATGACGGCCGACAGCCTGAGAGCCGTGCCGGGCGTAAGTATCATCGTAAAAGGTCAGGGCCGCGGTACTATTTCCAACAGGTCAGGTATATTCTCCATCGTTGTATTCAAAGGCGATACCCTTTCATTTACTGCCATCGGCTTTAAACATAAAAATTATCGCGTACCACCGAATATCAAGGGAAATACTTTTTCCATGGTGCAGCTGATGGTGGAAGATACCACCTACCTGCCGGTGACGATCATTAAACCATACCTGACAAGAGAACAATTCGAACGCGCCTTCGCGGCTATGGACATCCCGGATGATGCCTTTGAGGTAGCGCGGAAAAATACCAACAATGCGCATCTCCGTGCCCTTGCCAGGGTTACACCTATCGACGGCAGGGAAGGCGTGAACATGTACCTGAACAAACAGGCGCAGAACCTGTACTATGCCGGACAACCGCCTCCACAGAATATCTTCAACCCGCTCGCATGGGCCCAGTTTATACAGGCCTGGAAGCGAGGCGACTTTAAACGCAAAGACGACTCTTACGGTGAGTAGTTCGTAAGCGGTTATTCTTTAAATTAGTGCCTTATTCATTTCAGACCAATCACTACACCATGCAAAAAATTGCGGTAATTGGTGCCGGTACCATGGGAAATGGTATAGCGCACGTATTTGCACAACACGGCTACGCCGTTACACTGATCGATGTATCAGCCCAGGCGCTGGAAAAAGCCCTGCAAACCATCAGCAAAAACCTGGAGCGGCAGGAAGCCAAAGGCACTATCACTGCAGCCGTAAAGGAACAAACGCTCCGCAACATTGCTACCCAAACTGATCTGGCTGCCGGTGTGAAAGATGTTTCGCTGGTAGTGGAAGCAGCTACGGAAAATGTGGCGCTTAAACTGAAAATATTCCAGGAGCTCGACCAGCATGCCCCTGCGGATGCCATACTGGCTACCAACACCTCTTCTATTTCCATCACCAAAATTGCTGCTGCCACCAAACGGCCGGATAAAGTGATTGGCATGCACTTTATGAATCCTGTACCAGTGATGAAGCTGGTAGAGATCATCAATGGATATGCTACCGATCAGGAAGTGACGGCACACATTGTAACGCTCTCCCAGGCACTGGAAAAAGTTCCCTGTGTAGTGAACGATTACCCGGGCTTTATCGCCAACAGGATACTGATGCCGATGAT
The genomic region above belongs to Chitinophaga sp. 180180018-3 and contains:
- a CDS encoding 3-hydroxybutyryl-CoA dehydrogenase, which codes for MQKIAVIGAGTMGNGIAHVFAQHGYAVTLIDVSAQALEKALQTISKNLERQEAKGTITAAVKEQTLRNIATQTDLAAGVKDVSLVVEAATENVALKLKIFQELDQHAPADAILATNTSSISITKIAAATKRPDKVIGMHFMNPVPVMKLVEIINGYATDQEVTAHIVTLSQALEKVPCVVNDYPGFIANRILMPMINEAICSLFEGVAGVSEIDTVMKLGMAHPMGPLQLADFIGLDVCLSILQVLHDGFGNPKYAPCPLLVNMVTAGYLGVKSGEGFYKYTPGSKELVVSSRF
- a CDS encoding carboxypeptidase-like regulatory domain-containing protein — encoded protein: MKAQISEFRDSVIQISGITMTADSLRAVPGVSIIVKGQGRGTISNRSGIFSIVVFKGDTLSFTAIGFKHKNYRVPPNIKGNTFSMVQLMVEDTTYLPVTIIKPYLTREQFERAFAAMDIPDDAFEVARKNTNNAHLRALARVTPIDGREGVNMYLNKQAQNLYYAGQPPPQNIFNPLAWAQFIQAWKRGDFKRKDDSYGE